Below is a window of Thermogemmata fonticola DNA.
CACCGCACCCAAGAGTAGACAGATCAGACCCAGAGTCCCGAACAGGTGCATCGGGCGAGTCTGGTAACTTCCTTGAAACTTGACAGTGAGCAAGTCCAGGAGTACCCGCAAGGTGCGCGAGAGGGTGTATTTGGAACGGCCAGCCCGACGGGGATGATGCTGCACAGGGATTTGCGCCACCTTCGCCCCTTGCAATACCAGCAAGGCGGTGAGAAAACGGTGCATCTCCCCATACAGAGTGATGCCCTTCACTACCTCGCGCCGCATGATCCGCAAAGTGCAACCGAAGTCGCGAAACGGCACCCCTAGGACACGCCGAATTAGCCAGTTGGCAATCCAACTCGGCACCTTCCGCAGAAGCAAACCGTCGTGTCGATGCAACCGTTGGCCCAGCACCACATCGTACCCCTGACCTAAAAGACCCATCATGCGGGGTATATCCGCGGGATCATTCTGCAAATCTCCATCCATCGTCACCAGAATGTCGCCTTCCGCGGCATCTAATCCCGCCTGCATCGCTGCACTCTGGCCGAAATTCCGCCGCAAACGCACCACTTTCACCCGCTCATCCTGGACCGCCAAACGCTCCAATTCGGCGAACGTCCCGTCTTGGCTGCCATCATCCACCAGCACAAGTTCCCAAGGCCCGATTCCGGCCAGAGCTTCACGGACCCGCTCGTATAGCGGGCGCACATTCGGCTGTTCGTCCTTCAACGGCACGA
It encodes the following:
- a CDS encoding glycosyltransferase family 2 protein is translated as MGLLSIVVPLKDEQPNVRPLYERVREALAGIGPWELVLVDDGSQDGTFAELERLAVQDERVKVVRLRRNFGQSAAMQAGLDAAEGDILVTMDGDLQNDPADIPRMMGLLGQGYDVVLGQRLHRHDGLLLRKVPSWIANWLIRRVLGVPFRDFGCTLRIMRREVVKGITLYGEMHRFLTALLVLQGAKVAQIPVQHHPRRAGRSKYTLSRTLRVLLDLLTVKFQGSYQTRPMHLFGTLGLICLLLGAVGVMAAAVMKYTTGPGMTANPLFLLGAVTGLIGIQFLSLGLMGEVLTRVYFESQGKRPYIVRECRNLRSCSQRNHDPQRQAA